Proteins encoded within one genomic window of Bacillota bacterium:
- a CDS encoding ABC transporter permease, which produces MLRYIQRRLLMLLPVLLGISVIVFLVMHLAPGDPALILAGPTATASEIAAIREKLGLNEPIYVQYWRFLSNALRGDLGESVQSGESVSAMLAQRFPNTVALAVAAMIVAMIIGLTSGIIAAVKKGSVFDSASMVTALLGISLPNFWLGLMLMLIFAVRLRWFPVAGYNGQWWTVTGIKQLTLPAITLGVQTAALLARITRSSMLEVMRADFVRTARAKGLSQMVTIGKHVFRNALIPVATVIGINFGGLLGGTVVTESVFAINGVGRTMVQAITSRDFPVVQGAVLLVASTFVLMNLLVDVMYAVLDPRIRYD; this is translated from the coding sequence TTGTTGAGGTACATTCAGCGCCGGCTCTTGATGTTGCTGCCGGTTCTTCTGGGGATATCAGTTATCGTGTTTCTGGTAATGCATCTAGCCCCTGGAGATCCAGCCCTCATTTTGGCAGGCCCAACGGCAACGGCCAGTGAGATTGCAGCTATTCGTGAGAAGCTGGGACTCAATGAGCCAATCTATGTGCAGTACTGGCGCTTCCTTAGTAATGCGCTGCGAGGGGATTTGGGAGAGTCAGTTCAGTCCGGTGAGTCGGTATCAGCCATGTTGGCCCAACGCTTTCCCAACACCGTTGCCTTGGCGGTGGCAGCAATGATTGTCGCCATGATCATTGGACTTACCAGCGGCATCATTGCCGCCGTGAAAAAGGGTTCGGTCTTTGACTCAGCCAGTATGGTCACAGCCCTCTTGGGAATCTCCTTGCCTAACTTCTGGCTCGGTTTGATGCTGATGCTGATTTTCGCCGTGCGCCTTCGTTGGTTTCCCGTCGCGGGTTACAACGGCCAGTGGTGGACGGTTACTGGAATCAAACAATTGACGTTACCAGCCATCACCCTGGGAGTTCAGACCGCAGCCTTGCTCGCACGGATTACCCGCTCTTCTATGCTCGAAGTGATGCGTGCGGATTTTGTGCGCACCGCCCGAGCCAAGGGGCTGAGCCAAATGGTGACCATTGGCAAGCATGTATTTCGCAATGCCCTCATTCCCGTTGCCACCGTGATTGGAATTAACTTCGGCGGTCTCCTGGGTGGTACCGTAGTAACGGAGTCGGTCTTCGCCATTAACGGTGTTGGACGGACAATGGTGCAGGCCATTACTTCCCGGGACTTTCCCGTGGTTCAGGGAGCTGTGCTGCTGGTGGCTTCTACCTTCGTCCTCATGAACCTGTTGGTTGACGTAATGTATGCGGTCCTAGATCCCAGAATTCGCTATGACTAA
- a CDS encoding non-canonical purine NTP pyrophosphatase — MSTRCVLLASKNPGKIRNFTMAFAELGIACRPVDSVTALKIEEHAVTPEENALLKARAHWQPGTIVLGDDAGLEIDALGGEPGIQARRWNGRFPDTVDDDTWLDYLLKRLEGVPLEKRTARFVSGWALIGPNGESDVMRYEQPFIIAEKRIRPMKPGLPMTAVTIEQVTKAPLPLPQALAAWPFLRRVLQIDLVATGNA, encoded by the coding sequence ATGTCTACTAGATGTGTTTTGCTAGCCAGCAAGAATCCCGGAAAGATTAGAAACTTCACCATGGCCTTTGCAGAATTGGGCATTGCCTGTCGGCCAGTGGACAGCGTCACTGCCCTAAAGATTGAGGAGCACGCAGTTACTCCCGAAGAAAACGCGTTGCTGAAAGCTAGGGCCCATTGGCAGCCAGGCACTATTGTCCTCGGCGATGATGCCGGTCTTGAGATTGATGCCTTAGGTGGAGAGCCGGGAATACAGGCCCGGCGGTGGAACGGTCGGTTTCCCGATACCGTTGACGATGATACCTGGTTAGATTATTTGTTGAAGCGACTTGAGGGAGTGCCCCTGGAAAAGAGGACGGCAAGATTTGTTTCCGGTTGGGCTTTGATCGGTCCCAATGGAGAATCCGATGTCATGCGCTATGAACAGCCCTTCATAATTGCCGAAAAGAGGATTCGGCCGATGAAGCCTGGTCTGCCAATGACGGCAGTAACCATTGAACAAGTGACCAAAGCGCCCCTTCCCCTCCCCCAAGCCTTGGCGGCCTGGCCCTTCTTGAGAAGGGTACTACAGATTGACCTGGTTGCCACAGGTAATGCATAA
- a CDS encoding ABC transporter permease → MLAFIARRVLYMIPTLLVISLICFILIQLPPGDYLSSYIAQLSQSGDAVDAALVEALRKQYGLDQPWYLQYWKWITGVLRGNFGYSFEWNQPVSSLIGERLALTMVVSISSLLFSWVVALPIGIFSAVRQYSAFDYIFTFIGFLGLSVPGFMLALVLMYFANRYFGLSVGGLFSPEYVDAPWNWDKVVDMLRHLIIPMIIIGMASTAGLIRTMRANLLDELRKPYVETARAKGLKNYKVILKYPVRVALNPFVSTIGFVLPQIVSGSTITSVVLSLPTTGPLLLRALLSQDMYLAGSFLLMLASLTVIGMLLSDILLAWLDPRIRYD, encoded by the coding sequence ATGTTAGCCTTTATCGCCCGTAGGGTACTATACATGATCCCAACGCTGCTCGTGATTTCGCTTATCTGCTTCATCTTGATTCAGTTGCCGCCGGGTGACTACTTGTCAAGTTACATCGCTCAATTGTCGCAAAGTGGTGACGCCGTGGACGCAGCATTGGTTGAAGCCTTAAGAAAACAGTATGGCTTGGATCAACCATGGTACCTGCAATACTGGAAGTGGATTACCGGGGTTTTGCGTGGCAACTTCGGTTATTCCTTTGAGTGGAATCAGCCTGTTTCCAGTCTGATTGGCGAGCGTCTGGCGTTGACTATGGTAGTGTCCATCAGTTCATTGCTCTTTTCCTGGGTGGTGGCGCTGCCCATCGGGATTTTCTCAGCGGTGAGACAGTATTCCGCCTTCGACTATATATTTACCTTCATTGGGTTCTTAGGCTTGTCGGTTCCCGGATTCATGTTGGCCTTAGTATTAATGTATTTTGCCAATCGATACTTTGGCCTAAGCGTCGGTGGACTGTTTTCACCGGAATACGTCGATGCTCCTTGGAATTGGGATAAGGTCGTTGACATGCTCCGGCACCTGATTATTCCGATGATCATCATTGGTATGGCCAGCACTGCCGGGTTGATCCGGACCATGCGTGCTAACTTGCTCGACGAACTACGCAAGCCCTATGTTGAGACAGCTCGGGCCAAGGGTCTGAAAAATTACAAGGTAATTCTCAAATACCCTGTTCGGGTAGCCCTAAACCCCTTTGTCAGTACAATCGGTTTTGTTCTTCCGCAAATTGTATCTGGGTCTACTATCACATCGGTTGTTCTCAGTCTGCCTACCACGGGTCCCTTGCTCTTGCGAGCACTTTTGAGCCAGGACATGTACCTGGCGGGAAGCTTCCTCTTAATGCTGGCAAGTTTGACGGTGATAGGTATGTTACTATCCGACATTCTCTTGGCTTGGCTTGACCCAAGGATTAGATACGACTAA